One stretch of Tepiditoga spiralis DNA includes these proteins:
- a CDS encoding ATP-binding protein: MKKLPIGVQDYKKIKEGNYTYIDKTKYILDLISSEAPIFLSRPRRFGKSLTISTLYYLFKGEKDLFKGTYIYDKWEFKEYPVIRINLLDVATDNVERMKESLTKIIKLEGNRNGIEITETDYKFAFNELIIKLSQKERVVILVDEYEKPILDNINNKEKAEKYREILRDFYVSIKSKDEYIKFVFMTGITKFTKTGVFSALNNLNDISLDKAYAQMLGYTQEELESNFKEHIKETAIEMNMEEKELLKNLKMYYNGFSFDGENSVYNPFSILQFFKKREFENYWFESGSPSFLYEYIKGKKIRYEDLVKYPVSKLDFSTREIEEANASIFFTQAGYLTFKGKEKYGMEYEYLLDYPNIEVKNSFSKMILEANYELERGKIKEINKTIWKAIKEKDIEGIIKEIKRIISAIPYNLHKKEESYYHSLIYTILASAGLNVTAEELTNLGRSDIVIEEDDIYIMEIKIDKSAEKALNQIKEMKYYEKYKGKEVYIIGININSEKRNIDEYKIEKI; encoded by the coding sequence AATAGGAGTACAAGACTATAAAAAAATAAAAGAAGGAAATTATACATATATAGATAAAACAAAGTATATATTAGATTTAATAAGTTCAGAAGCACCTATTTTTTTATCTCGACCAAGAAGATTTGGAAAGAGTTTAACGATATCAACACTGTACTATCTATTTAAAGGAGAAAAAGACTTATTTAAAGGAACATACATATACGACAAATGGGAGTTCAAAGAGTATCCAGTAATAAGGATAAACCTTTTAGATGTAGCAACAGATAATGTGGAAAGAATGAAAGAAAGTCTAACAAAGATAATAAAATTAGAAGGAAATAGGAATGGAATAGAAATAACAGAAACAGACTATAAGTTTGCATTCAATGAACTAATAATAAAACTATCCCAAAAAGAAAGAGTAGTAATATTAGTAGATGAATATGAAAAACCAATATTAGACAATATAAACAACAAAGAAAAAGCAGAAAAGTATAGAGAAATATTGAGAGACTTTTATGTGAGCATAAAATCAAAAGATGAATACATAAAGTTTGTATTCATGACAGGAATAACAAAGTTCACAAAAACAGGAGTATTTTCTGCATTGAACAACTTAAACGATATATCATTGGATAAAGCATATGCGCAGATGTTGGGATATACACAAGAAGAGTTAGAAAGTAACTTTAAAGAGCACATAAAAGAAACAGCAATTGAAATGAATATGGAAGAGAAAGAATTATTAAAAAACTTAAAGATGTACTACAATGGATTTTCATTTGATGGAGAGAATTCTGTATACAATCCATTTTCAATACTACAATTTTTTAAAAAAAGAGAATTTGAAAACTATTGGTTTGAAAGTGGATCACCATCATTCTTGTATGAATACATAAAAGGGAAGAAGATAAGATACGAAGACTTAGTGAAGTATCCGGTGAGCAAACTCGATTTTTCAACCCGAGAAATAGAAGAAGCAAATGCAAGCATATTCTTTACACAAGCAGGATACTTAACCTTTAAAGGAAAAGAAAAATATGGAATGGAATATGAATATCTATTAGACTATCCAAACATAGAAGTAAAGAACAGCTTTTCAAAGATGATATTAGAAGCAAATTATGAACTTGAAAGAGGAAAAATAAAAGAAATAAACAAAACGATATGGAAAGCAATAAAAGAAAAAGACATAGAAGGAATAATAAAAGAAATAAAAAGAATAATAAGTGCAATACCATACAACTTGCACAAAAAAGAAGAAAGTTACTATCATTCATTGATATACACAATACTAGCATCAGCAGGACTAAACGTAACAGCAGAAGAATTAACGAACTTAGGAAGAAGCGATATAGTAATAGAAGAAGACGACATATACATAATGGAAATAAAGATAGATAAGAGTGCAGAAAAAGCCTTAAATCAAATAAAAGAAATGAAGTACTATGAAAAGTACAAAGGGAAAGAAGTGTACATAATAGGAATAAACATAAACTCAGAAAAAAGAAACATAGACGAATACAAAATAGAAAAGATATAA